AACTCTTCGGTGAATACCGAACGTTGTCATTAGAGCTACTAGAATAAATCATGACCAACCAAAAATAGGGACtttttttcgtgcttttttttttgctttttgccaATTTTGATATAAGTTCGGTGGTAACCATCTGTAGGTACCGCTCTCGAGAATATTCGAGGTCAATTCTTATGGTCCCTCCATTGTTAGATAGAGAGGTTAGAGCTGGGTTCATAAACCAGTGAGGAACTCTGGGtcacagagaaaaaacataaGTCCTAGCATCCCTtggaaaaatcaggaaaatcaGGATAACTTGGAAGATCCATCCTTGAACGTCCATGTCAGCTTGCGAACACTAATTTCGGTTTGCCCCAGCTATTTCAGAGTACAAGTTTTCATCTAATTTACACTTCCTGAAGTTTTCCGGTACGCCTATCTTATCATAAGCCTGAGATGTATTAGTGTATCCTGAAAGGCATCCTTAGAACACTTTCGGAACGAGTTCCCCTGGAAACACCTACTCTGTTGCTACTTTTGTGCCATCCGTTTCGATCTTTTCGATCGTTTATATGAGGGATGCGGTCGAATTCTCCTCGGAATGCTCGTGAGAAATGAGAGAAATCGACACATTCCAGAAATTACAAAACCACAGCATCTAACTTTGAGAATTTGTCAGCTTTAACGTAAAAAACGTGCTCAATCACATTTGAAGATTCGAATTTATTAAagtatatttttttccttctttcttctctgtttCTTCAACTTGTAAGGGAAGGAAAACTATTGCatattgcacaaaaaaaaactcgtaatCTTAGGAGCTACCggtttcctttatttctcatCCGCATCCTTGTTTTACGTTTCTTCTGTTAACGTTTAGCCGGTGAATCGACTACCTCAGCTCAAATATCCACTCCCTCCCTTCctcgcgaagaaaaaagacgttttttttcttgtggtcGAGGctagtttttcttgaatttgatTCGATCGCGGGGAAGTTTGAAATCACCAAgaaccagaaataaaaattccacgtgaagaaaaaataacggcGGGTAAAGGCAGCTTCAAGAGAGAACAGctccttgttttcttctgcGGTGGAACTAAACACACACGATTATCTGTAtttattcgtatttatttGACTACACTAAACGTTTGTACTATGTTTGATATAGGAAATGACTGTGAATTAATTTCCCATGTTTTTCCCCAATTTTCACGGAAATCCCTGTGGATTCGTCGGGGGCTACTGTGCTCATAGTAAACGTGTGTAAAACCTCGGAAACTTCTTCACTTCACTTCGCTGTGTTTGCCTTCGCTGTCCATTTCGTTTCTTCTCTGTCGATTTGCTGTCAAACGACGGTGCTCAAGCCggcgccgccgccgccgccgacaCCGCTGGCGTGGAAGCTCTTTTGTTGGAATTGTCGAGAAATCCATGCGCATATGTCCCTCTCGTTCCCTGGAACCTCTCTATTGCCtctgtttatttcaagctCATGGATTTTCAGAATCGAATAGCtaatttcctccttttccgacaatagtttgaaaataaaaagagaggTGATGGCGATAAGCAACCTAAATAGAAACTTAAGGTCCCATCAAAAGGAAAATCCGAGCGTTTACTGGACTTCCGaccaatttttccaaaattttttccaaaatttttcctaCATCCTACATTCATAGAATATTCCTAATCCTGAGctcttctgtttctttctgtttcttttctttctttttctttcttcttttgtcctggtgttttttctaaaacttaTTTGCTCTACAAATGACGAGATCGTTCAGAGATCTTTCCACCCATCTCACTCTATCCTTCGCTTATTTCCCTATATTTCATGTTcctctttgtcttttttcttatttcctattttcgtTATTCCTTTCTGTAGGATAAAAGACATCTTTGAGTTCCCACTATGTTTTTGATGGCGCTTGTTTactaattcattttttatttattcacgtCTCCTCATTCTGTctgattttttagatttaactATTGTTTTCAAACTATGTATTTGGtccaaaatattaaaattggACCGAAATGGGCGCTAAGGATTCGTTTTTATGCGTTTACAATATCTGTTTCTACTTATTGGAACGATATACAGATTTACTAGtgcaaagaagtttttttttttaattttttaaaatttgtttaacgTGCCAATTCCAAAAAGTAGAccaaaaattttttccttggtCGAAAATCTTGAAGCATAACTAAAATGTGCCGTTGTTTCACGTTCTAACCATTCAAAACCTCGACTATTGTGCTCTTAAAAGAGTGCGTTTGCtatttactgtttatttttttcacttatttttttcgagtaaTTCTACTCATTGTTTACAGATTTAGCGCTGGACTCCAGTTCCAGTAATTCCGCTTATCTGGTGATTTTCCATCTCGTAATTCTccgttttcaaataattagGTCAGATATTCGTTTGCTTTGacatttcacaaattttgatCTTAATCTCGGTTTACTATGTCCGCTATTTCCTTCACGTATCGAAGGCACCGCTTCGGCTTTAGGATTTGAAGCGGTGGGCGTGACTTATAGATCCTTGATTACGATTTTAAGGGTAAGTTTACTTAAGGTACTTGTAGTTTAGTTTATTGATTCTTTgattcactaatttttttctttgacagtATGGCTCCAGAtaaaattacttctttttaaatttttttgtgcatttaatcttttaattaattatttttctaccaCTTATTTTTACGGTCAGATATTCACTTTTCCtcatcttcttctcttttttcctctttcttcttccttgtaTCGTCGTCAATTTAATTTGTGAGCAAATAGTTACTCTGCAAAACATGAGATACCAAACCTTATTCCCGTTATGTagtgaaatattatttttattattttttaaactcataGTGCCTATTTTTTAGAATCTCCTTATCATTTTCCTATcagtgatatttttttttgccttgcCTCTATTTCTTAGATAGTGAGTCTTGTTTGAGTAGCTGTGTACGTAGAGACGCAAAAATGCTCTTAATCCTCTGTAATTCGTGGatcttttcaaattctgtgacgaattttctgtaaattttctactaccacgaaaagaaaaaagagcattcCAGAGCAGGATTGttgctctctttctctctctgcTTCTTCCTAGGTCCATGCCCCAAAATACATGTGCCATCATAATtgatttagaaaaatgttgtttttgttccacCCACGcaggcaaatttttttttgttgcagatCCGAAAGTGTATCTGAAAAACTGCTGACAAATTGTCAGCGATGTTCACGTATCCGTTCTCCAACGGTGAAGGTCGtcaatgcaaaagaaaatccacGGACTTCCCAGTTTCTTTACATATTCTTTACTGTGTCCTCAAATCGTGGTTCTTACACGGTTCATTCTGGTTCTTATGTTAGACAGGTTGTTAAAAATGGAATACCAGGATATTTAATAATAAGCGGTATTCTCACCCGATTAAGTactataaaaattaaagagaaCTGATTTTATCTTTAGACGCTAGAAGCACTAACATCACTAGCAAGATTTTTGCTCCTGAATGTTACTGAAATCTGAATGTCGCTTTCGACGGTCGAATACTCCACAAATTGTACGTAAATGTACAAAATTTCGAATACTGATCGGTTTAAACAGCTGATAAtcctgaaatttgaaatttttcggaaGTCAACAAGGAATACCCGGTGTGTAAAGATTACAGGTACATATATAAAGATAAACATACCTATATGGCACATATACAGTATGTGAACATTTTTGCGATATTACACGGTATATAAGAAGAATacaaattaataatataaagtataaataatataaagtatGTACTAAAAACCAGCACTTTGTGTGTAAATGAATCGCAATTTTATTGCAATTAATGAGattgttaattattatttgattatttgatttcgaaaattatttgattgatacgaaaattatttgatttcgAACCTGCTACATACTTAAAATCCCTTAGTTTCGCGATGTATTTCATCAACGATTATGTAACGTATCCACAGTCatatattaaaaaatttgacCTACTTATTCCGTTGATCGCTGTAAGAGGGaactctcgtttttttcccttctctcTCATCACCCTTAGGTTCATGAAAAAATTGCCGTAGCGTTGTGCAACGGTCAAAGAACCGTTTATTTCTTATCAAACTAGTTGGTAACCCTTGATTCTTCGCTGATCTTATCGGAATTATTGGGAAAGGCAGTAAACCAAATTGGAAAccaattttggagaaaaaatttaagtttttCTAGAAGCTCCCCATAGatcactttttaaatttagttttttttttctcgagaagaaTTTGTTGACGAATCATTTTTTCCTGTTGAAAAAGCCGAATATTTTGCGTTTTACTTGAACTTCAtcatattttcttcgtttctatttttgtgtTAAGAGAATTTTCCCACATGTAAAATATTTGCCATATtaatctccaatttttttttgttttttttttgaacgttttcaCAAAGAAGAGAGCCTTCCGAATGAAGAATCCTACGTACAATTATCTAGTTCGGCTACGACTCTCCTTCGTAACATATGTTTCGGATGTATCTGGCGAGAAAATCACGCCATAAACCTGAAATGGATATGCGCGGCCAAATTCCGAAAAGAATATGCGGATTCcaataggaaagaaaaatccttccgAGGATTTTTCTCCCATATTCTCAAAGGGACATTTTTACCTTTCTATGTTATAACTATTCTTTcacttattcacttttttcctgtgaAATTTAGGATTAGTTTCATCCTCTCTCTTTTTATGCTTCTTTctacgtttgtttttttcctcacaagaAGAACTATGAATGAAATTGACCTTGACCTCGCTTTAATagtgaaaaatttggaatttttgcattttttgcattatttccTGCACATATTCTACAAAAAGATATTGCATCATACCTTATTCACACACATTTTTGGagatcacaattttttcttcattttttcttcattttttctttccgctgAAACTTTTCATCCTTTCCTGCAACGATGACTTCAGGAATTAATCGATGGTAGGAGGATAAGTCGAAGCTTAACTTTTACATAGGTTTAAcacgttttcttccttctctttttgttcttttccgcaatttttgtggatttataCTTTGTCGCCCACACGGAGGTCCCTTCCGCGGTGGAAAAGTTTCAGTCGGCGAAGGTGTACGTAGTATCCGCGGTAAGTAATATGTTATTAATCCACTTAGTACAGCTAATAATGTGTTTAGTTGTGGATGAAGAACTTTATGGACAACGCGCGCGAGGCGAATGGCTTCTCGTTATGGAACTCGTTCCAGCAActtcagcagcagcagcagcagctgaCTGTTCTTTCTGTGGTCGTTCGTCGTTCAGTTGCGCCAAGTTACCGCGTCGGGGACGAGATTTGTCCATTGTACGCGAtcattcctcttctttttcacatCTCAAGCTCCGTAAAGGTTTCTGTCAGCTCCTCATCCGATGCGATGAGTTCAGAGAGACAGAGAGCACTGTACCCTGGGAGCTACTGCTGCTCCTCGTTGATATTCCGGCGATATCGATTTATCACATAACCATTAACCGATGGCTGATGATCAGATGTCCGGACAGGTTACGCTGCGCTCTCTCGAGCCGACAAACTGCCTacgtcgacgacgacgacgacgttgACCTGCTTTGGAGGACAGATTAGAGACAGCCGAACGGGGGAGCGCTAGGAATTTCTTAGGAGAGTTGGTTGTACTCTCTTCTCGCCGTGCTATTCATTACTTTCCGAGAAATTACTGACCTTCACAACTTCTCATCGCTGTCAGTTTAATTCATCAACTCACTTTTGAGTCCGTCTTACAGTTCGTTCATCAGAAATCCACAGGGATTTCAGTTGATCTCACCTTATTTCCTCCGCTCATTTTCTCCGTAGGCGCTCGCTCCGTTGGTCGAACATGGTCATAAAGGCGCGCACATTCGAAACACTTTCACCTATGTTTGGTGAAGCTGCGCAGGCGAACATCGTCCGTCGTGTAGCGTacgtaaacaaacaaaagcgCTGAGTTGACCTCTACGCACCTCGTTCTTTCCCTCATTATTATTTCCAGCTAGAGTCCATTCGAAAAAATCCCaccaaatttatttatttactgtatttttcttattaattattattttattgttatataattatttttatatttaatttcaatttatttttcctcattattaattcattttgtacctctttttaaatagaagaaaatattctccGAAAATACGATTCTTACGAGGAATTCTTACGTATTCTTACGTTCTCCACCAGGCACTAGAACAAATCCATCCATGCGCCTACGTCCTAGCTTCGATTGTCGTACGGGGTGCacttatcgttttttttctggatgttcaGCAATGAATGAATATATGCAGTCTTGAATCCGTGTAACGGGGTCGGCAAGCGTCCACTTAATCGTTCCTATGTCTCTTAGCACGAATACGAGAATATgtagaaaaagttgaattaGTGTGGATTGGCCACTtggtgagttctttttttttcgtgaagaatTTATGCCCGTGttcttatgtgttttttttttgcttggtagaactcgtttttttttggatgggaCCCATTTAATGAAATTCTCAAAGGAagcgttgtttgaaaaaaccaAATCCAATCGTTCTGCTGACTGATTtccgtttttcctttttttttcttcgaaaaattcatTCTTCTTATAAAAATACGTACATAAGATATTCTCTGGACATACATTCTATAAAATATTGTCTATCTCCTCTcatacttagtttttttttctgcttttttcctgtaaatttgttgcaaactgttttttttcatgttattaAAATAATTGTGGATAATTAACAGTAATACAGCGAATTAAGTACGGAATCAATTTTGTCAACAATTTATTTGAAGGTGGTTGAAAAATCTCTGCAGTGATTGCAATTTGGTTCAGAATCTCAGAATTCTTCAACATTCAATgatatcacttttttcaagaaaaaaaagttcagccttttaaaattagaaattcttttggaagagaaataaaatgattttttaaaataaattaataggattaaattttttaataaataaattaatttcaataaattaattattaaataaataatgaattaacTATAATTatcgaataaaatgaaattgctAAAAATCCACGACAATCTTTTCCGACTACATAGCTGTTTACtggttttattttaatttaattttatttttattagtttcttCTACTGATTCCTTCCCTGGCAAGATCCTGATAAAACATTTCATTGCGCTACTGTGCTCTTGCATAATCAGCTCGACGCTGGACGCACTTTATCCGAATGAAGTACtaattattcgaatattctcgATCTAAATACTTGATCACGTGATCTTCCTCCTTTTCCATGTCGATTTtcttaaagaacaaaaaaaaacgaacaaaataataaaacgtaaactaaattattattacatacTAATCAAgcattattgtttattatttctaagTTATCTatcctttccatttctttcttgttgaCTAAGTTTTGAATATATGGTTATcttaaattgcagaaaaaagtataTTCTTAGAGGAATCCATccttttagaggaaaaaaacccgCCCCGAACCGAACATTTTACATTATtgtattactatattattacatttattattatcacatCAGTTTTTTCATACTGTATTCTTATATTTAAAATACAGTATCAATAAAACGATGGTGGAGAATTTATCTCAAATACATGTGAGCTAGTTGGATTTTTGGGGAAATctatgagaaaatttttagaaacagTGAAAACGATGCGGTAGAAATTGCTGAACAAGGGCACCGCTGACCTGCTGAAACCGACGGCAGAACGTTTTCTGGTCGTTAAACAACATATGAGAAGCACTTATCAGACGTATGATAAAGTCTgccaaataatttttaagaccttagaaaaaaagtacagaaaaagTTTTACCACACTCAACACCTCCTCTCATGTTTGATCAGATCATATTTCTACTGGAATAGTCAATTTATCCGAGCAACAATTACATCCAcgtggcgttttttttttcagctcgaTTGTTCGGCAATAAATGCTCATAACTCGACTTGATATTCGATCTGTTCGAAATTGGAGTGGATTCGATTCGAATTTACTGAATGATTGATGATTTGACTGACTTGAATCTACCGTGCACGTATTTTTTATTGTCACCTACATATACGGACAAATAGAATATCTCCATCTCAAAATGGTCCGGAAAAAAGTGGgagaaaaagaacggaaaagtaatttgcaaatatttccaatttcaaagtaaaatattATAGTAAATATAACCTGTAGTATTCTAGTGAACTGATTATTCGAATAACTCGATATTTGGTTCACTCGAAATTTTCGAAGTAGTTCCCGGTTTGCTGGATCTCCCTtaaaattctatgaaaatcACGTGTTTACTACTATGTTTATAAGTTAATAATTTGTGTTGTGAGTTGttatataaaaaatagaatattatTCTGCTTGGAAAATTGGCGATCTACCAAGATCCTTTGGACTAAAAATAACCGGTACCGTAATGTGATTGTccgaaaatgggaaaactgaAGCTGAATTATTCTCcaaacaattattttctttacaacGGTGTATTTTTACTTCGTTGTTTTGTCTTCTTcgttattaattaatttattttaaagatGAAAACGTTATGGAGAAAATGTTgggattttttagaattaaaataCGAATTATAACATTTGTATATTGTCTGGACTCTTACATCGAGTGTCTTCTTTGttaatttctcagaaaaaaaatttaaaaaatgtataaaagcaacaaca
This is a stretch of genomic DNA from Necator americanus strain Aroian chromosome II, whole genome shotgun sequence. It encodes these proteins:
- a CDS encoding hypothetical protein (NECATOR_CHRII.G8514.T1) — translated: MCLVVDEELYGQRARGEWLLVMELVPATSAAAAAADCSFCGRSSFSCAKLPRRGRDLSIVRDHSSSFSHLKLRKGFCQLLIRCDEFRETESTVPWELLLLLVDIPAISIYHITINRWLMIRCPDRLRCALSSRQTAYVDDDDDVDLLWRTD